In Rosa rugosa chromosome 4, drRosRugo1.1, whole genome shotgun sequence, the genomic stretch AAAAACCTTATTTTGACGAAATATTTAGGATGTTCTACTAAAATTATTTTTGAAAACCCTTTCCTAACAACATatgcataaaaaaaaatgttgttttaCTAATATAgtaatattatttataaattatcGACCCCATATTCAGCAGGAAACAGTGTTTTAAATTATAGTTTTGAACACCCTTTGGTATTGTACTAATATTGGATATGGACTTGACTGTAACTTGCCAAATTTATTTAAGTGTATGTAGACTTTAGCCTTTTGGCTGTTTATTCTAGAGGTTATTACCATTAACCACAATTTGCTACATTTCCTTCCCATGCGTAAGGGCCAGAGACACGGTCTCCTTGCAGTCATTTACAGGTAGCTACAGTAACTGTTCATTTGCATTAAAGACATAAAGGATAGTTAAATTTCATGGAATTATGAAAATTGCCACTCACTATATCACGATACATCgatcagctctctctctctctcaaatacATTTCTCCCCAAATCAAAACCTCCATTTCAGTGGCGAAGCAACGAATCGAGGATCCGGTGGCGAAGCAACAGATAGAGGCTCTGACGGCGAAGCAACAGATCTAGGATCCGGCGGAGCCAATCAACAACGAAAAGGACTAGGAAGAGCTCGAGGTCGTCGCTCGCTCAACCGACTCCGACGATGAAGACGCCATTGAGGACAACTCCCATCAATCCGATGACGAGGCCACACCGACCGAGAACGACAATGACTTTGAAGAAGAGGTATATTTTCGATTAGGAGAGAATCTGATTTGTTTTGGTTGGATCTGAGCTTTAGGCGTTGGCATTTGTGTGCCCTataattgttttcttttgtaatttgtGGAGTTTGTTGCGTTGGGGAGTTGTGGTTTAGGGATTGGTTAGGTTTGCCTGTTGTAATAGCGAGGGAGATAGAACAATGGCAGGACTTGGGGGTTTTTTGACTAATTTTTTCTGCATGTTCCGTTTTCGGAGGTCAGTAGACTATCAGGGGTCAGTATACTACTAAGGGTCATTACTCATATTTGCATTTATCATATACACAGATTAATCGCAATGACAAAGAGGAAGCAATGGTTAATTTGCTATTATATGTAATATGCTTGCAGCAATGTATCTGTAAGATTTCTTTTTACTTAATTACCTTACTGAATGTCAGTAGCTTTAACTAAATGAATACATTCATTTAGAAATCTCTATCATTTTGTAGTTTGACTGTGGAGCATATATATCCTAAACTATATACAACAAGTTGCAAATAACCAAGCAGTCAGGGATAGAAGTGTTTACGCAAACAATGTGCTACAAATTGAAAAGGAAATCAAAGAGAGCTTCAAGCACATGAGAAAATCCCCTGCTGGAGAAACTTCTTCAtcatgagaagaggtgaaattcaaagcTACTTGTATGTGAAAGCAGCAAAGCTAGAGATAAATGATATAGTGTTCAAGTTTCATATTGtaatatgtataaatagtttttggaattattaaataaatgagttgttttaagaaaaacaaagatggaatgtagaaatattatttcttcaTAATGCTACTGATATTCAGCAGTGTTAATTCATATTATCCAAACCACAAGGGCAGTTTTGTAATTTATGTGTCAGTAGAAATAATTCAAAAAGGGAAAGAATCTGACCTCAAGGTATAATACCTTGCACACTAGCGCACGGGAATTCAAAAAAACAGGCTTACTGATGATAATTTATGGGCTAAAAGTGTAGGTAGTGGTAATTTGCTATTTattctaatgatatcaatttctattttatttttattttttttattgttctaTTTTTTAGACTTTGTCAAATAACTTATTGTTCTAATATTACTTTTGAATATCAGCCCTTTACCGATGACAAATCCATCGGGGatatattgttttttctttatcGAAAAAGGTCATCCCAATATTGtatttcagcaagcagtacaaaaacgaccCACTCCAGAAGGGATCGTTAGAAGAGCCGTTTATAGATCGAGTACCCTAAAACCCTATTATCAAATGAATAAGAACCCAACATACCCTTAGCACACCCAATTTTTTGAAAGTCTACGTATTTTTGTtttaacaaaaacctagaaactccAAAGTATGAATAAAAAAGTCAAGAGAGCAACTGGTCTATACGAcctaacaaaaattaaatacTACTATGGGCCATAGAGGCCCAATTCATCCAACCCCACACCAAAGGAGTTATCCAACCCATGAGCCCAAAAATGAGTCCCATAATCCAGTTCAAAGCCCAGAAGGCCCAATCACTCCAAGCTTAAGCATGAGTAGGAAGAGAGGCACCATCACCACTGTCAGCCCCGCTAACATCACTGTCACCGCTAGCAACAGCGCCGCTTCCATTGTCGCAGCCGTCCTCAACACCTAACCACACCAAATCCTAGAGCACCTGCCGAGAGTAAACCGAAGTTGTCCCCCACACCACCATTACTCATTGCAGCCAAAAGAAAGGCCAGTCTGAGATCATGCCTCCAACAAGAATGGCCCCCGCCGACCAGGCTACACATCATCCAACAATCCACATGCCAAACCCAATCAAATCCACCAGACCTCCATCGAGATCCAACCTTCAAGATCCAGTACGGTTCTGATCTAACTCCCCCAAGTAACGTGATTACGATCCATCCGCATGTCCCCAATCCCCATCTTCTGACATCTCAGATGCCACGACCCGTCAAATAAAAACCGCACCCAGTCAACTAGCTCAAAGCAGCCAATAAAAACCGTCCATAGGCTCACCGAATCCCCAGTACTagcgaaaaagaaaaagaagggcaACCGGAAATTTAATCCTTGAGGATGGAGAAGGTGTAGGAGTTGCAGACAACGGCTCTAAAAACCCTAGTAGAGCTAGATCGGAGAGATTTTTTTGTTACAAGTTGCTCTATCCCAATAAGGTAGTGCTGGGGATATATCGTTCTACTAATATTATTTTTGAAAATCTTATACCGACGTCGGGAAACAATCttctaattttatttatttttggccaATGAACACTCTTCTAATTACATCATATTTCTTACTATCCGCTAAAGGGTCATAGCTTGTGACCCAAACGTATTCTGGCACTCTcactatgaaaaaaaaatcttatatgCACCGATAATGCAAGTGAACTAGTAGATCTTACCCGTTTATATTTAtagacaactttttttttttttaataacaaaaaattataCATTATCCAGCCGTTCAttcatgttggtgcaagtgcatgtCGCTGCACTAAATACTCACTCAGACTTTCAGTAGTACATCCAATACCATTATATTAAAATTACAACCAGGaaataacaaacaaacaatTGTAAGAGTCTGCAAGGAGACgcactcttctttttttttttttttcaggtgaAGGTGAGTTCATTCTCCATAGAAACACCGCTGTATCCATACTGTTGAATCCATGCATATGGTTCTTTTGAATCAAAATAATCATAATAATGAAAATATTTTTGCTCCATCTTTCCATCTTCCATGCTAAAAACACCCAAACACCTACCTGCGTGGTATATGCAATTGGCCTTCAAAGCAGAGTAGTCTGAGACCCGTATAGAGAATGAAGAACTATTTTCACTCAGAAACAAGGCACAATTCCCCAAGTTCTTTACCTCCACTGAGTTTGACCAATTACCAGTACTAAGTGGCACCTCGAAAACCCTAAACCAGTTAGTGCTTCTGTAAGGTTCCCAAAGACTGATAACCAACAATAAGACGCCGGCCGATTTTACCAGGTATAATTTCTCGGCAATCTCATGTAGAATTGGCATCTCTGAAACAACGACCCTTGTTTTTGCTTTCTTAAGGTCCTCAATGTCACAAACCAAGACACGGCCGTCGTTTTCCACGATATAAAATTGTCCTTCATAATAAGCTATATCGTATCTTCCTTCATCTGGCATCCAGCAGCTACCTGGTGATGATATTATAGTCCATGCATCGTCTTTTGGTCTCCAGAATGCGAACTCTCTAAGGCAATCAGTAGCAAGTGCAACCATGACTATGTAATCTGATGTCAG encodes the following:
- the LOC133744885 gene encoding F-box protein SKIP23-like, yielding MAKWSDLPGDLLVPIAKRMVLIEDFLAFGRVCKSWNSAATKENYTGGFTHQTPLLMLINLLVGSTPRHALYNLKKRRDLDINIGSCLRYSSSLGWLIPQEDRNYLLHPFKDEKIVLPLFFNGSEITKFVLSSAPSLTSDYIVMVALATDCLREFAFWRPKDDAWTIISSPGSCWMPDEGRYDIAYYEGQFYIVENDGRVLVCDIEDLKKAKTRVVVSEMPILHEIAEKLYLVKSAGVLLLVISLWEPYRSTNWFRVFEVPLSTGNWSNSVEVKNLGNCALFLSENSSSFSIRVSDYSALKANCIYHAGRCLGVFSMEDGKMEQKYFHYYDYFDSKEPYAWIQQYGYSGVSMENELTFT